From the Actinomycetes bacterium genome, the window CGTCCACCAGCCCGGCCTCGACCAGGCTGCCGATCACCTGCGCGCCCTCGTAGAGGGTGAAGCCGCAGTCGATGGCGAGGTCGGCGATGGACCGGTCGCCGTCCACCTTGCACAGCATCGCCCACTCGCCGGGGCCGATGAGGACGTCCTCGCTGGTCGCGCCGCTGCTGGCGAGCACCGGCACCGACTCCGGCGTCCCGATCAGGCCGCGCAGCTGCCCCCAGTGCGTCCGCCGCTCGCGGATCTCGCCCAGCAGGGCGTGCACCTCCTGCGGCGGGGAGACGTCCTGGCGGGCCAGCTTGCGGGGGCGGAACTTCCAGGAGTCGACGCGCCAGCCCATCAGGTCGGTCAGCTGGTCGACGAGCTGCTCGGAGACGAACGCCTCGACGACCTCCCGCTCCACGAACCCCAGGTGGACCAGCAGCTCGCCCAGCCGC encodes:
- a CDS encoding DUF4388 domain-containing protein, with amino-acid sequence MLDGDLLTGPLEQVLLDLGAQGSTGCLHVVDDFEDEAEVYFRDGLIYSVFVPGRRPLIGSRLISSGVLAPETLAEALEVQRSGELVGWRLGELLVHLGFVEREVVEAFVSEQLVDQLTDLMGWRVDSWKFRPRKLARQDVSPPQEVHALLGEIRERRTHWGQLRGLIGTPESVPVLASSGATSEDVLIGPGEWAMLCKVDGDRSIADLAIDCGFTLYEGAQVIGSLVEAGLVDVDRTLTPVPDLPAEEPFEDAVDEPVEDAADEPVEDAVDEPVEDAVDEPV